From Mucilaginibacter rubeus, a single genomic window includes:
- a CDS encoding RagB/SusD family nutrient uptake outer membrane protein has product MKTKNIKYLVLLIAFGAASCAKLNEDPRSFIPASQFYKTQADAVSAVTAAYSLLNAGANSVQTPYNTLFNTGMNFMADDEGPGPGATNADVRSQAVLGHSATGLRILQIWQQHYAAIKKANIAIDTIPDIKFDATLNKRLVAEAKFLRALYYFNLVRLYGDVPLVLHDQTSINLSDLQVPRTAAATVYTQIETDLTSAATDLPNNYTGADVGRATAGAAYSLLAKVYLTERKWDKAVAQAEAVINGPYGYDLFANYADVFLPASENGKEHIFSAQFKSNSQGQGNNQAPRSILNGIPGMVGSYADQVVFYSVPDATKPNGVDKFFSIYKLYPANDKRKRVSFVTRFQSPTTNLWYGKLNDATIANDSIPFFNKYYDPSVAANEAESGANVPIIRFSEVLLIHAEAENELNGPTAKAYTSVNRVRRRAGLADLAGLDQSSFRDAVYLERRLEFVFEYQRWFDLIRERDASGNGILETSLLKVGKTNVSKGAKGKFYLFPIPQQEIDNSNGKLTQNPGWQ; this is encoded by the coding sequence ATGAAAACGAAAAATATTAAATACCTGGTTTTGTTGATTGCTTTTGGTGCCGCCTCGTGTGCCAAACTCAATGAAGATCCACGGTCATTCATTCCGGCGAGCCAGTTTTACAAAACCCAGGCCGACGCAGTATCTGCTGTTACGGCGGCTTATTCCCTGCTCAATGCAGGTGCTAATTCAGTACAAACTCCATATAATACACTTTTTAACACCGGTATGAATTTTATGGCTGATGATGAAGGCCCCGGCCCCGGCGCTACCAACGCCGACGTACGCTCACAGGCGGTATTAGGGCATTCGGCAACCGGTTTGCGCATTTTGCAGATCTGGCAGCAACATTACGCGGCCATAAAAAAAGCCAATATCGCCATTGACACCATTCCTGATATTAAGTTTGATGCTACCTTAAATAAGCGCTTGGTCGCCGAAGCCAAGTTTTTAAGGGCGCTTTACTACTTTAACCTGGTGCGTTTGTATGGCGATGTACCGCTTGTGCTTCACGATCAAACGTCTATCAACCTGTCTGATCTGCAAGTGCCAAGAACAGCCGCGGCAACAGTTTACACGCAGATAGAAACCGATTTAACCAGTGCTGCAACTGATTTGCCTAATAACTATACCGGTGCAGATGTCGGCAGGGCTACAGCCGGAGCGGCATATTCCTTACTGGCTAAAGTTTACCTTACTGAGCGTAAGTGGGATAAAGCTGTGGCGCAAGCCGAGGCGGTGATCAACGGCCCCTATGGGTACGATCTGTTTGCTAACTATGCTGATGTATTTTTGCCTGCATCTGAAAATGGTAAAGAACATATTTTTTCGGCGCAGTTTAAATCAAATTCGCAGGGGCAGGGTAACAACCAGGCGCCACGATCAATACTGAACGGCATCCCCGGTATGGTGGGCAGTTATGCCGATCAGGTGGTGTTTTATTCGGTGCCTGATGCTACCAAGCCAAACGGTGTAGATAAGTTTTTCAGTATTTATAAGCTGTACCCGGCCAATGACAAGCGCAAGCGGGTAAGCTTTGTAACCCGTTTTCAAAGCCCTACAACCAACCTGTGGTATGGCAAGTTGAACGATGCTACCATTGCTAATGATTCAATCCCATTTTTTAATAAATACTATGATCCAAGTGTCGCCGCTAACGAAGCCGAATCAGGAGCAAATGTGCCTATCATCCGTTTCTCGGAAGTATTGCTGATCCATGCCGAAGCAGAGAATGAACTGAACGGTCCAACAGCTAAAGCCTATACTTCTGTTAACAGGGTAAGGAGGCGCGCGGGGCTTGCTGATCTTGCAGGTCTTGACCAGTCATCATTCCGTGACGCGGTTTACCTGGAGCGCAGGCTGGAGTTTGTATTTGAGTACCAACGCTGGTTTGACCTGATCCGCGAGCGGGATGCTTCCGGTAACGGTATCCTGGAGACCAGTCTACTTAAAGTGGGTAAAACCAATGTGAGCAAAGGGGCTAAGGGTAAGTTTTACCTGTTCCCGATACCACAACAGGAAATTGATAACAGTAACGGCAAGCTAACCCAAAATCCGGGCTGGCAATAA
- a CDS encoding SusC/RagA family TonB-linked outer membrane protein — MKKLLLIPFLLLIGFPLLTIAQQTQPTINSHLVGRVIDSATREPLPGAVVKIQGTTHVVSTDIEGKFSFVTGQKFPYKLIITFTGYEKKEFIADGSPVEIKLKDAQTQLNQVVVVGYGTQKRKDITGSVASVPALALKQPVPSLDRALQGSVSGIQVTQATGQPGAGVTVQVRGVNSINAVAEPLYVIDGFPTSNSNSLTDAGVTNGPKINPLASINTSDIESIEVLKDASATAIYGTRGANGVIIITTKKGKAGVSSINYDGSYGKQEVIKTLSLLNTPQWEALRNDALVNSGKTAQTEAQLNPYNANTDWQDAAFRKGTSQNHSLSIFSGTERTRLAFSGNYFKQDGILQNTNFERYAGRVNVEHDYNDKFKISSFITGSRTTAQIAPQGVVPAILLMTPTTPVYNSDGSFFVKNIFEGTYGNPINTLYNQTNTTTTSRILGNIAGDYKITENLTARVLAGIDIIDNKQNRYLPSTVYEGSGYSGLGEVGTLNSFNWLNENTLTYNKKFGKHSLNVLAGFTQQQFKAEGSINGSSGFVSDYDTFNNLGSGSVTSISGSGFAIAPSTSSNIWALKSYLGRINYGFNSKYLLTLTLRADGSSKFAPGHQWASFPSAAVAWNASSEDFLKNVTAISQLKLRLSAGQTGNSDIPAYQSYSQLGYYRYNFGNSTVAGFAPNSLYNPNLTWEKTSQYDFGFDLGLFKDRISITADIYYKKTTNLLLYLPLPATSGLTIITNTAITNPQQYENVGSVQNKGFEIGINSHNLTGGFVWNTNLVFAVNRNKVLSLGGNGVNQFIPDSSLPSIIKVGEPIGSFIGYKTNGLIQAGGPVLTPAANTQPGGQNYQDINGDGKITQAADRVILGNSQPKFTGGITNTFSYKGVDLSVFLQGSYGNKIYNQQRAVLELGTGYTNATTTLLNRWTPTNTNTDVHSAYQDPAPTISDRFVENGSYLRLKSLSLGYTFPQSVLSRSPIKKVRVYVNAQNLATWTKYTGYDPEVSSNEQSAITSGVDNGAYPNNKSFIVGIGVTL, encoded by the coding sequence ATGAAAAAACTTTTATTAATCCCATTCCTGTTGCTTATCGGGTTTCCACTGTTGACCATCGCGCAGCAAACCCAGCCTACCATCAACTCACATTTGGTTGGTCGTGTAATAGATAGCGCAACCCGCGAGCCATTGCCTGGCGCTGTGGTTAAAATTCAAGGCACTACACACGTAGTTTCAACGGATATTGAAGGTAAATTCAGTTTTGTTACCGGTCAGAAGTTTCCGTATAAGCTCATTATCACCTTCACCGGTTACGAAAAAAAGGAATTTATTGCCGATGGCAGTCCGGTTGAAATTAAACTGAAAGATGCCCAGACACAGCTGAACCAGGTTGTTGTAGTAGGCTACGGTACGCAGAAACGTAAAGATATTACCGGGTCGGTGGCGTCTGTACCCGCGCTTGCATTAAAGCAGCCGGTTCCCTCGCTTGACAGGGCCTTGCAGGGCTCTGTTTCGGGTATCCAGGTTACTCAGGCTACCGGGCAACCCGGTGCAGGCGTAACTGTACAGGTGCGCGGTGTAAACTCAATTAACGCTGTTGCCGAGCCATTGTATGTGATAGATGGTTTCCCGACTTCAAACAGCAATTCGCTTACGGATGCGGGTGTAACCAACGGGCCTAAGATCAATCCGCTGGCATCTATCAATACTTCGGACATTGAAAGTATCGAAGTGCTAAAAGATGCATCGGCTACGGCAATTTATGGTACGCGTGGTGCAAACGGCGTAATCATCATTACTACTAAAAAAGGCAAAGCAGGTGTTTCATCTATCAATTATGATGGCAGCTACGGTAAACAGGAAGTGATCAAAACCTTATCATTGCTTAACACCCCGCAGTGGGAAGCCTTACGTAATGATGCTTTGGTGAACAGTGGTAAAACGGCCCAAACCGAAGCACAGCTTAATCCTTACAATGCCAATACCGACTGGCAGGATGCCGCCTTCCGCAAGGGAACTTCGCAAAATCATAGCCTTTCTATATTTTCAGGCACAGAGCGTACCCGACTGGCGTTTTCCGGTAACTATTTTAAACAGGACGGTATTCTGCAAAATACCAATTTTGAGCGCTATGCCGGTCGTGTAAATGTGGAGCATGATTATAACGATAAGTTTAAGATCTCCTCATTTATTACAGGTAGCCGCACTACCGCACAAATAGCGCCTCAAGGTGTGGTACCCGCCATCTTATTGATGACACCGACCACCCCGGTTTATAATAGTGATGGCTCGTTCTTTGTGAAAAATATATTTGAGGGTACGTATGGCAACCCTATTAATACGCTGTATAATCAAACCAACACAACTACCACAAGCCGTATTTTGGGTAACATTGCAGGTGATTACAAGATCACCGAAAACCTTACCGCAAGGGTATTGGCCGGTATCGATATCATCGACAATAAACAAAACCGCTACCTGCCTTCTACAGTGTATGAAGGTTCGGGCTACTCAGGCCTTGGCGAAGTAGGCACCCTTAACTCCTTTAACTGGCTTAATGAAAACACGCTTACCTACAATAAAAAGTTTGGCAAGCACTCATTGAATGTACTGGCGGGTTTTACCCAGCAGCAGTTTAAAGCCGAAGGTTCTATTAATGGCTCATCGGGTTTTGTGAGCGATTATGATACTTTTAATAACCTGGGTTCGGGGAGTGTTACTTCTATATCAGGCAGTGGTTTTGCCATAGCGCCGTCTACGTCATCCAATATATGGGCGCTAAAATCATATTTAGGCAGGATAAACTATGGCTTTAACAGCAAATACTTGTTAACCTTAACCCTGCGTGCCGATGGTTCATCAAAATTTGCTCCCGGTCATCAATGGGCTTCATTCCCTTCTGCCGCTGTGGCCTGGAACGCCTCGAGCGAAGACTTCCTGAAAAACGTAACCGCTATAAGCCAGTTGAAATTACGCCTAAGCGCCGGACAAACCGGTAACAGCGATATCCCGGCTTACCAGTCTTATTCGCAATTGGGCTATTATCGCTACAATTTTGGAAACTCAACAGTTGCCGGTTTTGCGCCAAACAGTCTTTATAACCCTAACCTAACCTGGGAAAAGACAAGTCAGTATGATTTTGGTTTTGATTTGGGCTTGTTTAAAGACAGGATTAGTATTACGGCAGATATCTATTATAAGAAAACTACCAACCTGCTGCTTTACTTGCCGCTACCTGCTACAAGCGGTTTAACTATCATTACCAATACCGCCATCACCAACCCACAGCAGTATGAAAACGTAGGGTCGGTGCAAAACAAAGGCTTTGAGATTGGTATTAACTCACACAACCTTACGGGCGGTTTTGTTTGGAATACCAACCTGGTTTTTGCTGTAAACCGTAACAAAGTATTAAGCCTTGGCGGTAACGGCGTTAACCAGTTCATTCCCGATTCGTCACTACCATCTATTATTAAAGTTGGCGAGCCTATAGGTTCATTCATCGGTTATAAAACCAATGGGCTTATACAGGCTGGCGGCCCGGTACTTACCCCGGCAGCTAATACACAGCCCGGAGGCCAGAACTACCAGGATATCAATGGCGACGGTAAAATTACACAGGCGGCAGATAGGGTGATCCTTGGTAATTCGCAGCCTAAATTTACCGGCGGTATCACCAACACGTTCTCATACAAAGGCGTTGATCTGAGCGTATTCCTGCAAGGTTCTTATGGCAATAAGATCTATAACCAGCAAAGAGCTGTACTGGAGTTGGGCACAGGTTATACCAATGCTACCACTACTTTGCTTAACCGTTGGACACCAACCAACACCAATACCGATGTGCACAGCGCATACCAGGATCCGGCACCTACCATATCCGACAGGTTTGTCGAAAACGGTTCGTACCTGCGCCTCAAAAGCCTGAGCTTAGGTTACACTTTCCCGCAATCTGTTCTGTCACGGTCGCCAATTAAAAAGGTTAGGGTTTATGTAAACGCGCAAAACCTTGCTACCTGGACTAAATACACCGGCTACGATCCGGAGGTGAGCAGTAACGAGCAATCGGCCATTACATCGGGAGTTGATAACGGAGCATATCCTAATAACAAATCATTTATTGTGGGTATAGGCGTAACCCTGTAG
- a CDS encoding formylglycine-generating enzyme family protein encodes MKKIVLILFSTALLFSCKQPAKPVASIAVATVPGTKKKLCCESNIPNRFKAAGLSGAALSLPDTGNTHANHAGMVWVPAGTFRMGADNQQAEPDEYPKHDVTVDGFWIDKTEVTNAQFEKFVKATGYITTAERKPDWNELKKQMPPGTEKPADSLLVPASLVFVPADHQVNLNDYSQWWEWKTGANWKHPHGSGSNINGKDNYPVVQVSWFDAVAYSKWAGKRLPTEAEWERAARGGLEDKIYPWGNEKVNEGQPKANTWEGSFPYKNTQRDHYYYLAPVSSFAPNGYGLYDMAGNVWEWCADLYNNSYYKTVSNPAGVKNPKGASKSYDPDEPYAIKRVVRGGSFLCNDSYCSGYRVSRRMKTTEDSGMEHLGFRCVSN; translated from the coding sequence ATGAAAAAGATTGTACTTATACTTTTTAGTACTGCATTGCTTTTTTCATGCAAACAACCGGCGAAACCTGTGGCGAGTATTGCGGTAGCCACGGTTCCCGGTACTAAAAAGAAACTTTGCTGCGAATCGAATATTCCCAACAGGTTTAAAGCGGCAGGACTAAGCGGTGCGGCGCTTAGTTTACCTGATACCGGTAATACCCATGCCAACCATGCGGGGATGGTATGGGTACCGGCCGGAACTTTTAGGATGGGAGCGGATAACCAGCAGGCCGAACCTGACGAATATCCCAAGCATGATGTAACCGTTGATGGTTTCTGGATAGATAAAACCGAGGTTACCAATGCTCAGTTCGAAAAATTTGTAAAGGCTACAGGTTATATCACCACTGCCGAACGCAAACCCGACTGGAACGAGCTCAAAAAGCAAATGCCCCCGGGCACCGAAAAACCTGCCGATAGTTTACTGGTACCGGCATCATTGGTGTTTGTACCGGCAGATCACCAGGTTAACCTGAACGATTATAGCCAGTGGTGGGAATGGAAAACCGGAGCTAACTGGAAACACCCCCACGGATCGGGCAGCAATATTAACGGTAAAGATAATTATCCGGTAGTACAGGTTTCTTGGTTCGATGCCGTAGCTTACAGCAAGTGGGCCGGCAAACGCTTGCCAACCGAAGCCGAATGGGAACGGGCTGCAAGGGGAGGACTGGAAGATAAGATCTATCCCTGGGGCAACGAAAAAGTGAATGAAGGCCAGCCGAAAGCAAATACCTGGGAGGGAAGTTTCCCCTATAAAAATACCCAGCGAGATCACTATTACTATTTAGCACCGGTGAGTTCATTTGCGCCCAATGGTTATGGCTTATATGATATGGCCGGTAACGTATGGGAATGGTGCGCCGATTTGTATAACAACAGCTATTATAAAACGGTGAGCAACCCTGCAGGGGTTAAAAACCCAAAGGGGGCTTCAAAATCGTATGATCCCGATGAACCTTATGCTATAAAACGGGTAGTGCGCGGAGGGTCATTTCTGTGTAACGACAGTTATTGTTCCGGTTACCGCGTATCCCGCCGTATGAAAACTACTGAAGACAGCGGTATGGAGCACCTTGGTTTCCGCTGTGTGAGCAACTAA
- a CDS encoding sterol desaturase family protein — protein sequence MINQIKQIIENLNGYGFSVLVLVLGVLEFSFGLYKKRWNTNEKWVDIACFTIPKLVVKPLVAYYSLLVLPAILPTLKNTFDWVPFLWGCAIIAVADDLTQYWYHRLHHQVPWLWRFHRTHHSASYMGMAMASRQNIIYTLFFSQTYLTAALVYLGLGIPAIVVKGIKGTITTLAHSSIPWDKPFYQYKILHPLAWILERTISTPATHHAHHAATTDDGVGYYKGNFGNMFFWWDIIFGTAHISRQYPKAYGISHYEGDQWYAQLAWPLFKSKVPGSELAADGPMVKDDVPLQPHQLYRPDVTVQPGTEQVDASFQLQPVKA from the coding sequence ATGATTAACCAGATAAAACAAATAATAGAAAACCTTAACGGTTACGGTTTTTCCGTTTTGGTATTGGTATTAGGTGTACTCGAATTTTCGTTCGGCTTGTACAAAAAACGCTGGAATACAAACGAAAAGTGGGTGGATATAGCCTGCTTTACCATCCCTAAACTGGTGGTGAAACCGCTGGTTGCCTACTATAGCCTGTTGGTTTTACCTGCCATATTACCAACCTTAAAAAACACGTTTGATTGGGTTCCATTTTTATGGGGATGCGCCATTATAGCCGTGGCCGACGATTTGACCCAGTACTGGTATCACCGTCTGCACCACCAGGTGCCATGGTTATGGCGTTTTCACCGTACACACCATTCAGCATCTTATATGGGCATGGCCATGGCCAGCAGGCAAAATATTATTTACACATTGTTCTTTTCGCAAACCTATTTAACAGCGGCCTTGGTTTATCTTGGTTTGGGTATTCCAGCTATTGTAGTAAAAGGTATTAAAGGAACCATTACAACATTGGCACATTCAAGTATTCCGTGGGATAAGCCATTTTATCAGTATAAAATATTACATCCGCTGGCCTGGATCCTGGAACGTACCATATCAACCCCGGCCACGCACCACGCGCATCACGCGGCCACTACCGATGACGGGGTAGGCTACTACAAAGGAAACTTCGGCAACATGTTTTTTTGGTGGGATATCATTTTCGGCACAGCTCATATCTCGCGCCAGTACCCTAAAGCATATGGCATTTCACATTACGAAGGCGACCAGTGGTATGCACAGCTGGCTTGGCCTTTATTTAAATCAAAAGTGCCAGGTAGCGAGCTTGCTGCCGACGGCCCAATGGTTAAGGACGATGTGCCTTTGCAGCCTCATCAATTATACAGGCCTGATGTTACGGTTCAACCCGGAACTGAACAAGTTGATGCATCATTTCAATTACAGCCTGTAAAAGCGTAA
- the xth gene encoding exodeoxyribonuclease III, with amino-acid sequence MKIATYNVNGVNGRLPVLLRWLQETAPDVACLQELKAPQENFPEQAVLDAGYKAIWHGQKSWNGVAILAKKDKQITEVCRALPGDPTDEHSRYIEAIVDGITIGCLYLPNGNPAPGPKFDYKLGWFERLKTHAAGLLAADKPVVLTGDYNVMPTELDAYKPERWVNDALFRPETREAFKTLVEQGWTDAIRKLYPTEVIYTFFDYFRDAYGRNAGLRIDHFLLSPHLEKRLVAAGVNRDVRGWEKTSDHAPVWIELKDAE; translated from the coding sequence ATGAAAATAGCTACCTATAACGTAAATGGGGTGAATGGCCGTTTGCCGGTTTTGCTCCGCTGGTTACAAGAAACCGCTCCGGATGTTGCCTGTTTGCAGGAGCTTAAAGCACCGCAGGAAAACTTTCCGGAACAAGCTGTTCTTGATGCCGGTTATAAAGCTATCTGGCATGGGCAAAAAAGCTGGAACGGTGTAGCTATACTGGCAAAAAAGGATAAGCAAATTACCGAGGTATGCAGGGCACTCCCCGGCGACCCTACCGATGAACATAGCCGTTATATTGAAGCTATTGTTGATGGCATTACCATTGGTTGCCTGTACCTGCCTAACGGCAACCCAGCTCCCGGACCTAAGTTTGATTATAAATTGGGTTGGTTTGAACGCCTTAAAACGCATGCGGCCGGTTTACTGGCTGCGGATAAACCTGTGGTATTAACAGGCGACTATAACGTAATGCCAACAGAACTTGATGCTTATAAACCGGAGCGTTGGGTAAATGACGCGCTCTTCCGCCCGGAAACCCGTGAAGCATTTAAAACGTTGGTAGAGCAGGGCTGGACTGATGCCATCCGTAAACTATATCCTACCGAAGTAATTTATACCTTTTTCGATTATTTCCGCGATGCTTACGGCCGTAACGCCGGTTTACGCATTGATCATTTTTTACTAAGTCCTCATCTTGAAAAACGGCTTGTAGCTGCCGGAGTTAACCGGGACGTACGCGGTTGGGAAAAAACAAGCGATCATGCCCCGGTGTGGATTGAACTGAAAGATGCTGAATGA
- a CDS encoding ATP-binding cassette domain-containing protein yields the protein MIQINNLNFSYNSKKPLFKNLNLSLKAGHIYGLLGKNGAGKSTLLKNIAGLAFPQSGKCLINGTESSKRLVSTLQNLYFIAEEVYVPALTPGQFLERTAGFYPAFSITDFYSYLKILDIDPDLLMTKMSYGQQKKMIIAFGLATNTGVLILDEPTNGLDIPSKVQFRKLIASVLNEERCIIISTHQVRDLDSLIDTVLILDDHRIVIENSIDELTEKLFFGVFKDLTGMNVLYEEDTLMGKYAIIENTAGKYGKMDLELLFNAATTNSSKLLNVLKPATLHE from the coding sequence ATGATTCAAATCAATAATTTGAATTTCAGCTACAACAGCAAAAAGCCGTTGTTCAAAAATCTAAACCTTTCATTAAAGGCGGGCCATATCTATGGCTTATTGGGCAAAAACGGGGCCGGGAAATCAACCTTATTGAAAAATATTGCAGGTTTGGCTTTTCCGCAATCGGGCAAATGCCTTATAAACGGAACGGAAAGCTCAAAGCGACTGGTATCTACTTTACAAAACCTTTATTTTATTGCCGAGGAGGTTTATGTACCTGCTTTAACACCCGGGCAGTTTTTAGAGAGGACCGCCGGCTTCTACCCCGCTTTCAGTATTACCGACTTTTATAGCTACCTGAAAATACTGGACATTGACCCTGATTTGCTGATGACCAAAATGTCATACGGCCAGCAAAAAAAGATGATCATCGCTTTCGGGCTTGCTACCAATACCGGTGTACTCATACTTGATGAACCTACTAATGGCCTTGACATCCCATCAAAAGTGCAGTTCCGGAAATTGATTGCTTCGGTTTTAAATGAAGAACGCTGTATTATTATTTCAACTCACCAGGTAAGGGATTTGGATAGCCTCATTGATACCGTGTTGATTTTGGACGACCACCGCATCGTAATTGAGAACTCAATAGATGAACTTACCGAAAAGCTGTTCTTCGGTGTTTTTAAAGACCTTACCGGAATGAATGTGCTGTATGAAGAAGATACTCTCATGGGCAAATACGCTATTATAGAAAACACCGCAGGCAAGTATGGAAAAATGGATCTCGAACTATTATTTAACGCTGCCACAACCAATAGCAGTAAATTATTAAACGTATTAAAACCAGCCACCCTCCATGAATAA
- a CDS encoding GntR family transcriptional regulator, producing MEFKDNEAIYIQIAAFVSDQILMGKWPAGQKIPSVRDMAVELEVNPNTVMRSYEFLQGLEIIYNKRGLGLFVTDDGFEKVKAYRKENFVRQNLPELFKNMYLLGISIDEISLQYKNFQAQQNNELNQANHDENKQ from the coding sequence ATGGAATTTAAAGATAATGAAGCGATATACATCCAGATAGCGGCTTTTGTAAGCGACCAGATATTGATGGGCAAATGGCCCGCCGGACAAAAGATCCCATCGGTACGTGATATGGCTGTTGAACTGGAAGTGAATCCCAATACGGTCATGCGATCATACGAGTTTTTACAGGGGCTCGAAATTATTTACAACAAACGCGGCCTGGGCTTATTTGTGACCGATGACGGTTTTGAGAAGGTAAAAGCTTATCGCAAAGAAAACTTTGTACGCCAAAACCTGCCCGAACTTTTTAAAAACATGTACCTGTTAGGTATATCAATAGATGAGATCAGCCTGCAATATAAAAACTTTCAGGCACAACAAAATAATGAACTAAACCAGGCCAATCACGATGAAAACAAGCAATAA
- a CDS encoding ABC transporter ATP-binding protein: protein MKLVINSLSKTYANGVHALKDVSLTLSNGMFGLLGPNGAGKSSLMRTIATLQEADKGSIFLDDLDVLKNKTEVRQLLGYLPQEFGVYPKISAERMLDHIAQLKGVGNNAERKDLVLQLLESVNLYKDRKKHLGTYSGGMKQRFGIAQALIGNPKLIIVDEPTAGLDPAERNRFYNLLSRLGENTIVILSTHIVEDVSTLCANFAIICQGEVLYAGDPETAVNELNGKIYSKVITQSELGFYKDDYQVISTQLKTGKLHIRVISEAEPDNGFISSIPNLEDVYFSNIATRIDVDTI from the coding sequence ATGAAATTAGTAATCAACTCGCTGTCTAAAACATATGCCAACGGCGTACATGCATTAAAAGATGTTTCACTTACCCTTAGTAATGGCATGTTTGGCTTGCTTGGCCCAAACGGTGCCGGCAAATCATCACTGATGCGTACCATAGCAACCCTGCAGGAAGCTGATAAAGGCAGCATTTTTTTAGATGACCTGGATGTATTGAAAAACAAAACCGAAGTTCGCCAGCTACTTGGATACCTGCCCCAGGAATTTGGCGTGTACCCTAAAATATCGGCCGAACGCATGCTTGACCATATTGCACAGTTGAAGGGCGTTGGCAATAATGCAGAGCGCAAAGACCTGGTACTACAACTGTTAGAAAGCGTGAACCTTTATAAAGACCGTAAAAAACACCTGGGCACCTACTCCGGCGGTATGAAACAGCGTTTTGGAATAGCACAAGCGTTAATTGGTAACCCCAAACTCATTATTGTTGACGAGCCAACCGCAGGCCTTGATCCTGCCGAACGGAACCGCTTTTACAATCTGTTAAGTCGCCTGGGCGAAAACACCATCGTGATCCTATCAACGCATATTGTTGAAGATGTGAGTACACTCTGCGCCAATTTCGCCATTATTTGCCAGGGCGAGGTGCTTTATGCAGGCGACCCGGAAACCGCGGTAAATGAACTGAACGGAAAAATCTACAGCAAGGTGATCACACAGTCCGAACTGGGCTTTTATAAAGATGATTACCAGGTGATATCAACGCAGCTTAAAACCGGCAAACTTCATATCCGCGTTATCAGCGAAGCAGAACCCGACAACGGTTTTATCAGCAGCATCCCCAACCTGGAAGATGTATACTTCAGCAACATCGCTACACGAATAGATGTAGACACCATTTAA